From Microcoleus sp. bin38.metabat.b11b12b14.051, one genomic window encodes:
- a CDS encoding DUF4342 domain-containing protein has product MDTPTERLQEPVGTRELESIPVAAKVSAQKVTEVKFDATPLETPVYTQDKVSVEELKINGDDLVAKVKELIHESNIRRLIIKNEEGRILVEVPLTVGVVGGVISAALFPVIAAVGAIGALVAHMTIIIERKE; this is encoded by the coding sequence ATGGACACACCTACAGAGCGCCTGCAAGAACCAGTCGGGACAAGAGAACTCGAATCAATACCTGTAGCTGCCAAAGTTTCTGCTCAAAAAGTTACTGAAGTTAAATTTGATGCGACTCCTTTAGAAACCCCTGTGTATACTCAGGACAAAGTTAGCGTCGAAGAGTTGAAGATTAACGGCGACGATTTAGTTGCTAAAGTTAAAGAGCTGATTCACGAAAGCAATATCCGCCGCCTGATTATCAAAAATGAAGAGGGACGGATTTTGGTAGAAGTTCCTCTGACGGTGGGAGTAGTCGGCGGAGTCATTAGTGCGGCTTTGTTTCCAGTGATTGCAGCAGTAGGAGCGATCGGTGCATTAGTCGCTCACATGACGATTATTATTGAAAGAAAAGAGTAA
- a CDS encoding metallophosphoesterase has protein sequence MNERVRWQEKSIADRGIDQTRMILDDRTPDTPEFSFLVAGDSGTGNHRGHNPQRQVAEQMLSERQSCRFALHTGDVVYLVGSSEYYLQNFIRPYREFIVGGEQPSRIAYDRMVFNFPFLPVPGNHDYYDLPVLYGILSATALPLRKLLGSKLDLDVGWHGSQIGNAYAKAFLDYLKAHKLPGELDRHLDAHYTASTSTGRCIRYQPGRFTRLPNRYYTFRSGGIDFFALDSNTFNEPLPIPKTKQGDIQRQNLELDRQKLEQEKLEMLEMCDRLNPEIPEEAEQLDDLTAKLAQVDEMLMDIDKQLSPDRSASTDVEQLEWLKQRLIASWRDTGVRGRVMYFHHPPYVTEATKWNQAQTLAVRLRLREVLDAVGDAVGEVARGRSLVDLVLTGHAHCLEYLRTGDTGHGDSGINWIVCGGSGHSLRRQRPEGPILQEPSSPEAYRLAQESGSSTASRQIAESLLFVGRSGEGSHKRRPYSCLRIDVLDGTPPKFKVRPLVVERFEGKWQEIAIEPFVI, from the coding sequence ATGAACGAGCGGGTGCGATGGCAAGAAAAGTCGATCGCCGATCGGGGAATCGACCAAACTCGGATGATTTTGGACGATCGAACCCCCGACACTCCGGAGTTTTCATTTTTAGTAGCAGGCGACAGCGGCACGGGCAACCACCGCGGCCACAACCCCCAGCGGCAGGTTGCCGAACAGATGCTCTCGGAACGCCAAAGTTGCCGTTTCGCGCTGCATACGGGCGATGTAGTTTATCTGGTGGGTTCCAGCGAATATTACTTGCAAAACTTTATTCGCCCCTACCGAGAATTTATCGTCGGCGGCGAGCAACCATCTCGGATTGCTTACGATCGCATGGTGTTCAACTTTCCGTTTTTACCAGTACCGGGAAACCACGACTACTACGACTTACCCGTACTCTACGGCATCCTCTCAGCGACAGCTTTGCCGCTGCGAAAGCTGTTGGGTTCCAAGTTGGATCTCGATGTGGGCTGGCACGGTTCACAAATCGGCAATGCGTATGCTAAAGCGTTTCTGGACTATCTCAAAGCTCACAAGTTACCGGGAGAACTCGATCGCCACCTAGACGCCCACTACACCGCCAGCACCAGCACAGGCCGCTGCATCCGCTACCAACCCGGACGCTTTACCCGCTTACCCAACCGCTATTACACGTTTCGCAGCGGAGGTATCGACTTCTTCGCCCTCGACTCCAATACCTTTAACGAACCGTTGCCGATCCCGAAAACCAAACAGGGCGACATTCAGCGCCAAAATTTGGAACTCGATCGGCAAAAGTTGGAACAAGAAAAATTGGAAATGCTCGAAATGTGCGATCGGCTAAACCCGGAAATTCCCGAAGAAGCCGAACAGCTAGACGACTTAACGGCAAAATTAGCCCAAGTTGACGAAATGCTAATGGATATTGACAAACAACTGTCGCCCGACAGATCTGCCTCCACAGACGTGGAACAACTCGAATGGCTCAAACAAAGATTGATTGCATCTTGGCGCGATACAGGGGTGCGAGGGCGGGTTATGTACTTCCACCATCCCCCCTACGTCACCGAGGCGACCAAGTGGAATCAAGCTCAAACTTTGGCCGTGCGGTTGCGGTTGCGGGAGGTACTCGACGCGGTGGGCGATGCAGTTGGGGAAGTGGCGCGGGGGCGATCGCTTGTAGATTTGGTGCTCACAGGCCACGCCCACTGTTTGGAATACCTACGCACAGGGGATACGGGACACGGTGACTCGGGGATTAATTGGATTGTCTGCGGGGGAAGCGGGCACAGTCTGCGGCGCCAGCGCCCGGAAGGGCCGATCTTGCAGGAACCGTCTAGCCCGGAAGCTTATCGGTTGGCGCAGGAGTCGGGTTCCTCCACAGCCAGCCGCCAGATAGCAGAATCTTTGCTATTTGTGGGGCGTAGCGGCGAAGGTTCCCACAAACGCCGCCCTTATTCGTGTTTGCGGATTGATGTTCTTGACGGGACTCCCCCGAAGTTCAAAGTCAGACCTTTGGTTGTCGAACGATTTGAGGGGAAATGGCAGGAAATCGCGATCGAACCCTTTGTGATTTAA
- a CDS encoding YegS/Rv2252/BmrU family lipid kinase produces the protein MKRSACLIFNPVAGNSDPDQDLATIQELLEPFIDLDIRLTTPEIDADRLAHEAVARGVSEIIASGGDGTLSAVAGAIVGTNIPLGIISRGTANAFANALDIPNTIETACETILGGLTRVVDAGMCNGKMPMVLLAGVGFEAETVELADREMKNRWGMLAYILSGIKQLNNLERFEAEIETEDKIITVTAVAVTVANAAPPTSILAQGPAGIIFDDGLLDVTLVAPQNKAGAIAASYHLLQTALSGNATDRDDIGYLRAKKVKITANPAQKVVVDGEIVGMTPLSIECIPGGLTIFIPRVEEEVPVEKLTGLADIEVTMKPLS, from the coding sequence ATGAAACGTTCAGCCTGCCTAATCTTTAATCCCGTCGCCGGCAACAGCGACCCCGACCAAGACTTAGCGACAATTCAAGAACTTTTAGAGCCGTTTATTGACTTAGATATTCGGCTGACAACGCCAGAAATAGACGCCGATAGACTCGCCCACGAAGCAGTTGCTAGAGGAGTTTCGGAAATTATTGCTTCGGGGGGGGACGGCACATTATCTGCTGTTGCAGGGGCGATTGTCGGTACAAATATCCCTTTAGGAATTATTTCGCGGGGAACTGCGAATGCTTTTGCTAATGCTTTGGATATTCCCAATACAATTGAAACCGCTTGCGAAACTATTTTGGGAGGGTTGACGCGGGTGGTGGATGCGGGGATGTGCAACGGTAAAATGCCGATGGTTTTGTTGGCTGGCGTGGGTTTTGAGGCGGAAACTGTCGAATTAGCCGATCGCGAAATGAAGAATCGCTGGGGAATGCTGGCTTACATTCTCTCGGGAATCAAACAGTTAAACAATTTAGAGAGATTTGAAGCCGAAATCGAAACTGAAGATAAAATTATCACCGTTACTGCTGTGGCGGTGACAGTGGCAAATGCAGCGCCGCCTACATCCATTTTAGCGCAAGGCCCGGCGGGGATTATTTTCGATGACGGCTTGCTGGACGTGACGCTGGTGGCGCCTCAAAATAAAGCTGGGGCGATCGCAGCTTCTTATCACCTCTTGCAAACAGCTTTGAGTGGCAATGCTACCGATCGCGATGACATCGGTTATTTGCGCGCCAAAAAAGTCAAAATTACTGCCAATCCTGCTCAAAAAGTCGTGGTAGACGGGGAAATTGTCGGCATGACTCCGCTTTCTATTGAGTGCATTCCGGGAGGTTTAACTATTTTCATACCGCGAGTTGAAGAAGAAGTCCCCGTGGAAAAACTCACAGGTTTAGCGGATATTGAAGTTACCATGAAACCTTTAAGTTAA
- a CDS encoding ABC transporter ATP-binding protein yields the protein MKTRSTYWQILPYLRPQKQTIGKALACTVVFTIFWPIIAWLVGETAKFIGKGDLQGFGQIAALSAVIFLIRGTAQYGQDTLMAKAALTIALEIRKKVYSHLQKLDIGYFETAKTGDLSYRLTEDIDRIGEVVNKFFHQFIPCVLQLIAVMGYMIYLNWQLTLGALIIAPLMAILIGWFGERLLSYSRQSQNRISDLSALLTEVFSGIRLIKAFVAEDYEIARFGEEAEQNRRAKYLSERVKALQFVVVGFLEAMSVILLFFLGGWQIAQGNLTGTQFISYIAGVALLIDPIAITTANYGDFKQGEASSDRIFELLAIVPAVVEKPGAIELPHVTGKVEYRNINFAYASQSALDQGGQGGVQILQNMSLLVLPGEMIALVGASGAGKTTLVNLLPRFYDPQAGQILIDGIDIQDVTLNTLRKQIGIVPQETILFSGTIAQNIAFGQSYYELKDVQKAAEIANAHQFITEFPDGYQTWVGERGVNLSGGQKQRIAIARAVLLAPRILILDEATSALDSESEGLVQEALERLMRDRTVFIIAHRLTTVRRADRILVLEKGRIVESGTHEELLEKGSRYASYCAQQFS from the coding sequence TTGAAAACTCGATCGACATACTGGCAAATCCTACCCTACCTCCGTCCCCAAAAACAAACCATCGGTAAAGCATTAGCTTGTACCGTAGTCTTTACCATATTTTGGCCAATTATTGCGTGGCTGGTTGGCGAAACAGCCAAATTTATAGGAAAAGGAGATTTACAAGGATTCGGGCAAATTGCGGCACTCAGCGCAGTGATATTTTTGATTCGCGGTACAGCCCAGTACGGTCAAGATACGCTAATGGCAAAAGCAGCCTTGACTATTGCTTTAGAAATCCGCAAAAAAGTTTATTCCCACCTCCAAAAACTCGATATCGGCTACTTTGAAACTGCCAAAACCGGAGACTTATCCTACCGCCTCACAGAAGATATTGACCGGATTGGCGAAGTAGTAAATAAATTTTTTCATCAGTTTATCCCTTGTGTTTTGCAGCTAATTGCGGTAATGGGATATATGATTTATCTCAACTGGCAATTAACCTTGGGTGCATTAATTATTGCACCGCTGATGGCTATCTTAATTGGCTGGTTTGGCGAAAGACTTCTCAGTTACTCGCGCCAAAGTCAAAATCGCATTTCAGATTTATCAGCTTTGCTGACAGAAGTATTTAGCGGCATTCGTTTAATCAAAGCGTTTGTAGCTGAAGATTACGAAATTGCCCGCTTTGGAGAAGAAGCAGAACAAAACCGGCGCGCTAAGTATTTGTCGGAACGAGTAAAAGCACTTCAGTTCGTCGTAGTTGGCTTTCTGGAAGCGATGAGCGTGATTTTGCTGTTTTTCCTGGGAGGTTGGCAAATTGCTCAAGGAAATCTCACTGGTACTCAATTTATCAGTTATATTGCCGGAGTAGCGCTGTTAATTGATCCGATCGCGATTACCACTGCAAATTACGGCGATTTTAAGCAGGGAGAAGCTTCTAGCGATCGCATTTTTGAGCTTTTAGCCATTGTACCCGCAGTCGTAGAAAAGCCGGGGGCGATCGAACTTCCCCACGTTACGGGTAAAGTCGAATACCGCAACATTAATTTTGCCTACGCTTCTCAATCCGCCCTGGATCAAGGAGGACAAGGGGGAGTGCAGATTTTGCAAAATATGAGTTTGCTGGTGCTTCCCGGAGAAATGATCGCCCTTGTAGGCGCATCTGGTGCGGGGAAAACTACGCTAGTAAATTTGCTACCGAGATTCTACGATCCGCAAGCCGGACAAATTTTAATTGACGGTATTGATATTCAAGATGTCACCTTAAATACTCTACGCAAGCAAATCGGAATTGTACCGCAGGAAACGATTTTATTTTCGGGTACAATTGCTCAAAATATCGCTTTCGGTCAATCTTATTATGAACTAAAAGATGTGCAGAAAGCTGCGGAAATTGCTAACGCCCATCAATTCATTACTGAGTTTCCCGACGGCTATCAAACTTGGGTAGGAGAAAGGGGCGTCAATTTATCTGGCGGACAAAAACAAAGAATTGCGATCGCCCGTGCGGTGCTGCTCGCTCCCAGAATTCTGATTTTGGATGAAGCGACATCGGCGCTGGATTCGGAATCGGAAGGTTTAGTGCAAGAAGCGCTGGAAAGATTGATGCGCGATCGCACCGTGTTTATCATAGCCCATCGGTTGACTACTGTCCGCAGAGCCGATCGTATTTTAGTGCTCGAAAAAGGTCGAATCGTCGAATCGGGGACGCACGAGGAATTACTCGAAAAAGGATCTCGCTACGCAAGCTACTGCGCTCAACAGTTTAGTTGA
- a CDS encoding FxLYD domain-containing protein produces MEQASCPSQAILPKKKYYCGTGILPIPSYSFQEKNIVVEQASCLFPAILAKGIINLIKLRNNNMKILHLTATLSTLLISSISASTLLADSTKTKAQNLPVDEPFCYMKTPDGKTVDLGKLCEKPPDPETSQTCVSGANMAAKVSIAQANYDGNFFSGKVFNQGCKTIKNVKVNYQVLDELGNLIDNGFIDAQPATLAPGESAAFRGAVVAGAKVQATHADAQE; encoded by the coding sequence GTGGAACAGGCATCTTGCCCATCCCAAGCTATTCTCCCCAAGAAGAAATATTATTGTGGAACAGGCATCTTGCCCATCCCAAGCTATTCTTTCCAAGAAAAAAATATTGTTGTGGAACAGGCATCTTGCCTGTTCCCTGCTATCCTTGCAAAAGGCATAATTAATCTCATAAAACTGCGAAATAACAACATGAAAATTTTACATTTAACAGCAACCTTATCAACATTGCTAATCTCATCAATCTCCGCTAGCACTTTGCTGGCAGACTCTACAAAGACGAAGGCTCAAAACTTACCAGTTGACGAGCCGTTTTGCTACATGAAAACCCCCGACGGCAAAACCGTAGACTTGGGCAAACTGTGCGAAAAACCGCCAGATCCTGAAACTTCCCAAACTTGTGTTAGTGGTGCAAACATGGCGGCAAAAGTATCAATTGCTCAAGCAAATTATGACGGCAATTTTTTCAGCGGTAAAGTGTTCAATCAAGGCTGTAAAACAATCAAGAATGTCAAAGTCAATTATCAAGTTTTGGACGAGTTAGGCAATTTAATTGACAATGGGTTTATCGACGCTCAACCAGCTACTCTTGCACCTGGAGAGTCGGCCGCCTTTCGGGGCGCAGTTGTGGCGGGGGCTAAGGTGCAGGCTACTCATGCAGATGCTCAGGAGTGA
- a CDS encoding Uma2 family endonuclease: MVATQDNPKQKTVAMTVTWEKLPDDFQLEEKPVENTGQPLIAGALREILELKGLIGPLMLIASNFGICATVNGELVIKAPDWVYIPSVLPVESRRDRKSYTPNLEGEIPSIVMEFLSETDGEEYSIRRTFPPGKWFFYEQILQLPTYIIFDPESGLLEVYRLQNGNYELEFPDEEGRHWMADFNLYLGTWRGEKEQRTGYWLRWWDEAGNLLLWGVEQIAAERDRADRERERADRLAEYLRAQGINPDEII; the protein is encoded by the coding sequence ATGGTCGCGACTCAAGATAACCCAAAACAAAAAACGGTAGCAATGACCGTAACTTGGGAGAAGTTGCCAGACGACTTCCAATTAGAAGAAAAACCAGTGGAGAATACAGGTCAACCGCTAATTGCCGGAGCGCTGCGAGAAATCTTAGAACTGAAAGGATTAATCGGGCCGCTAATGCTGATTGCTAGCAATTTTGGCATTTGCGCTACTGTCAACGGCGAGTTAGTCATCAAAGCACCCGATTGGGTTTATATACCTTCGGTACTCCCCGTAGAATCGAGAAGAGACCGCAAAAGCTATACCCCAAACTTGGAAGGAGAAATCCCCAGCATTGTCATGGAGTTTTTGTCGGAAACAGACGGTGAGGAATATTCGATTAGACGTACTTTCCCTCCAGGAAAGTGGTTTTTTTACGAACAAATTCTGCAATTGCCAACTTACATAATTTTTGATCCAGAAAGTGGATTGCTGGAAGTGTATCGCTTGCAAAATGGCAATTACGAATTAGAATTTCCTGATGAGGAAGGCCGTCATTGGATGGCAGATTTTAATTTGTATTTGGGAACTTGGCGGGGGGAGAAAGAACAGCGTACAGGTTATTGGTTGCGCTGGTGGGATGAAGCAGGAAATCTGCTATTGTGGGGTGTAGAACAGATCGCAGCAGAACGCGATCGCGCCGATCGCGAACGGGAACGAGCCGATCGCCTAGCTGAATATTTGCGTGCCCAGGGAATTAACCCGGATGAGATTATCTGA
- a CDS encoding NAD(P)/FAD-dependent oxidoreductase: protein MAKSALMAMLRRAASIAQKSRETGIPADELLGMLDDRTPNSPISRRQLLHGGLAAAGAVAAATFTREGAFAQQRGRSPILVVGAGIAGLTAAYRLRQAGVGADVIEANNRVGGRIRTLPNAAGTLIPVELGAEFIDSGHTTLISLATQLGLRAIDLPAVHTGFVPDTFFFQGRRFSQQQLIADFAPLAAKINADLQAVGDNISYLDFTEAAERLDYLSLAQYLDQAETSTIVRQLLRIAYTTEYGRDPEEQSALNLLFLIGAEAGSFELFGNSDERYQIDGGNSQIVNRLADRLSGSIETGTVLEAITLLSDGRYRVSLRSGQSAIDRTYERVLLTLPFSTLRDVKINVPLPQPKLRAIQQLGYGTNSKLITGYRSRIWREVYRSTASVYTDLGFQNTWEATPFLRTANGLVTDFTGGKQGLAIGAGTPEDQAQKFLGQFERVFPGVRNLRTGKAVRAFWQGERYSKGSYSCYLVGQWTQMHGVEGQRLRNIYFAGEHTSLENQGYMEGGCETGQRAALEILKDLGVTPPASVLNDRTASSLNQRRPSRKVPGSRNLENRNPSLR, encoded by the coding sequence ATGGCTAAATCTGCACTGATGGCAATGCTGCGCCGCGCTGCTAGTATTGCCCAAAAGTCAAGGGAAACTGGCATTCCGGCTGATGAATTGCTCGGGATGCTCGACGATCGCACTCCCAATTCTCCCATATCTCGGCGCCAGTTGCTGCACGGGGGTTTGGCTGCGGCGGGGGCTGTGGCTGCTGCGACTTTTACCCGGGAAGGAGCTTTTGCTCAGCAGCGCGGACGATCGCCCATTTTGGTTGTGGGTGCGGGAATTGCGGGTTTGACTGCGGCTTATCGCTTGCGTCAAGCGGGCGTGGGCGCTGATGTGATTGAGGCAAACAACCGCGTGGGGGGGCGGATTCGCACGCTTCCCAACGCGGCTGGAACGCTGATTCCGGTGGAATTGGGGGCAGAATTTATTGACAGTGGCCACACTACTTTGATTTCGCTGGCGACGCAATTGGGTTTGCGGGCGATCGACTTACCAGCCGTACACACCGGATTCGTACCGGATACTTTTTTCTTTCAAGGGCGCCGATTTTCTCAGCAGCAATTAATCGCAGATTTTGCGCCGCTAGCCGCTAAAATTAATGCTGATTTGCAGGCAGTTGGAGATAATATTAGTTATCTAGATTTTACAGAAGCAGCGGAAAGATTGGACTATCTTTCGCTGGCTCAATATCTAGACCAAGCTGAGACTAGCACGATTGTCCGGCAGTTGCTGCGTATTGCTTATACGACGGAATACGGCCGAGATCCTGAGGAACAGTCGGCGTTAAATCTGCTGTTTTTAATCGGTGCTGAAGCTGGCAGTTTTGAATTGTTCGGTAACAGCGACGAGCGCTATCAAATTGATGGCGGTAACAGTCAAATTGTCAACCGCTTAGCTGATCGATTGTCTGGTTCGATCGAGACGGGAACGGTTTTGGAAGCGATTACTCTGTTATCTGACGGACGCTATCGGGTAAGTTTGCGATCGGGACAAAGCGCGATCGATCGCACCTACGAGCGAGTTTTGTTAACTTTGCCGTTCAGCACTTTGCGAGATGTTAAAATTAACGTACCTTTGCCCCAACCAAAGCTGAGGGCGATCCAGCAGTTGGGCTACGGTACTAATTCTAAGTTAATTACAGGCTACCGCAGCCGCATTTGGCGAGAAGTTTATCGATCGACTGCTTCTGTTTATACAGATTTAGGATTCCAAAATACCTGGGAAGCTACGCCTTTCCTTCGTACTGCTAACGGTTTAGTTACTGATTTTACAGGAGGAAAGCAAGGTTTGGCGATCGGCGCCGGAACTCCCGAAGATCAAGCACAAAAATTCTTAGGACAATTTGAAAGAGTTTTTCCCGGTGTCAGAAACTTGAGAACCGGCAAAGCCGTCCGAGCTTTTTGGCAGGGAGAACGCTATTCTAAAGGTTCTTATTCCTGTTATTTAGTCGGACAGTGGACGCAAATGCACGGCGTCGAAGGCCAAAGACTTAGAAACATTTATTTTGCCGGGGAACACACTTCGCTGGAAAATCAAGGTTACATGGAAGGCGGTTGCGAAACTGGACAAAGGGCGGCTTTGGAAATTTTGAAAGATTTGGGTGTGACACCTCCTGCTAGTGTTTTGAACGATCGCACTGCGAGCAGTTTAAACCAGCGCCGTCCCAGCCGCAAAGTTCCGGGTTCTCGGAATTTAGAGAATAGGAATCCGAGTCTTAGATAA
- a CDS encoding calcium-binding protein has product MLTLRTLFDSKFYLENNPDVAVALARGTVSSAFDHYRKIGKFENRNPNALFDASYYLDTNTDVAVSAKLNGFSGADHFIRFGQFERRNPNPFFDVGFYLTNNPDVQTAVQTNQFTAFEHYFKVGQFENRKPSLFFDPSFYIEKYPLVAAAITSGAVTSAIDHYIQFGEVEGLLSTLPAPADNLNAAKPLGILTDSLNASDSVGAAGATDIYSFILNTPSLFSATVDGLSANVEVELIQDLNGNGAVGSDDIIASSNNLGTASEKLVSNGALPAGTYFVRVSQFQGDTDYSLTLLSAPSPTPLV; this is encoded by the coding sequence ATGCTAACCCTCAGAACACTGTTCGACAGCAAATTTTATCTCGAAAACAACCCAGATGTCGCCGTAGCACTTGCCAGAGGCACAGTATCCAGCGCCTTCGATCACTACCGAAAAATTGGTAAATTTGAAAATCGCAACCCCAATGCCCTGTTTGACGCCAGCTATTATTTAGACACCAACACAGATGTAGCGGTATCAGCAAAACTCAACGGTTTTTCAGGCGCCGATCACTTTATCAGATTCGGTCAATTTGAACGGCGGAACCCCAACCCTTTCTTCGATGTTGGCTTCTATCTCACAAACAATCCAGACGTTCAGACAGCAGTCCAAACAAATCAATTTACCGCATTTGAACACTACTTTAAAGTTGGTCAATTTGAAAACCGCAAACCCAGCCTTTTCTTCGATCCCAGCTTTTATATAGAAAAATATCCGCTGGTAGCAGCAGCAATCACCAGCGGCGCAGTCACAAGTGCGATCGACCACTACATTCAATTCGGCGAAGTAGAAGGACTGCTGAGCACACTCCCCGCTCCCGCTGATAATTTAAACGCAGCAAAACCCCTCGGCATTCTCACAGACAGTCTGAATGCGAGCGATTCTGTAGGGGCGGCCGGGGCCACCGATATTTACAGTTTCATCCTCAATACTCCGAGTCTTTTCAGTGCAACTGTTGACGGTTTGAGCGCAAATGTTGAAGTAGAATTAATTCAGGATCTCAACGGCAACGGCGCTGTTGGTTCCGACGATATTATTGCTTCATCTAACAATTTAGGGACAGCTTCAGAAAAACTTGTCAGCAATGGGGCTTTGCCTGCGGGGACATATTTCGTCCGCGTTTCTCAATTTCAAGGCGATACAGATTACAGCTTGACATTGCTATCCGCTCCTTCTCCCACGCCGCTTGTATGA